A region of the bacterium genome:
ATGGATGCCAATGGCAATCCGACCGACCTCGCAACCGACATCGGTCACGATCTGTACGGGAACCTCAATTTTCACTTCATGCCTAACGACATCTCGAAGTTGGACTTCAGCTTCGTGTATGCCGAGACTCACGGCATGATCGCCGGAATGATCCCGTCGGCCGGCGACGGCATCGCCAAGCCCGCCACGCCTCCGTTCGGCAACGCGGGCACGACCGATACGCCCGAACTCGACGTTGCGAAGTTGACCGTTGACCTGACCCCCTGGGTCTCGTTCTTCGGTGACACGCCGACCTTCACGATCGGCCGTCAGTACTTCAGCTTCGGCGACTTCGGCCTGACCGGCGACAACGGTTTCTGGAGCGATTACGGCTTCCGTTTCGACACCAGCTGGGGCGAGACCTGGGACTTCTGGGCCGGCGCCTACAGGCTCGATTCGGTCAGCACGCTCGGCGCGGGCCTTGCGCCCTCGTTCTCGTATGCTCCCACCCGTTCGTACCAGAACACCAACTTCGTGACCGAGAGCGATGACTTCGTCGTCGCGGGCATCGGCTACAACGGCCCCGAGGGCACCGTCCCCGGTCACGACTATGCCTACCACTTCGAGTTCTCGGCGGTGCCTTTCGGCTACGGCCAGGAGCTCTATTTCGGCGGCAGCACCAACTTCGAGATTCCTTGGATGGCTGACAGCTACTGGGTGAATGGCGCCCGCGGCGAGGCCGTCTGGGTTCTCAACAACGTTTCGGACCGCGATCCCGACGATCTGGGTCTCGACGCGATTTCCTGGGTTGCCGATCTCGACATTTACAACAACGGCAACACCAAGTTCGTGGGCTCCTACGCCCAGATCAGCCAGCTCGAGGGTATTCCAGTTTACGCGAACGTGGACAACGACCCGTTCAGCGAGTGGGATTACACGGTGGCCGCGAGCGGCGACGCCTTCAACATCAGCCGTGAGGGCAAGAACTACTTCCCGGCGGACTTCGATGGATGGGGCGCCAGCCTCGAGCACACCTTCTCGAACGGCCTTTTCGGCAAGGTTTACTTCTATGACGGTAACCGCCGCAACAGCCGCTTCGAGGAGCGTCCCGGCGTACTGCGCTTCATGTTCAAGTACCCCTTGTACGAGAACGCGACGATCGGCCTCGACGTCATCAACGGCGGCCTGACCGACGGCCTGGACGACACCAACACCCTCGTCCGCGGTGAGTTGCTCGTCAACTTCTAATTGACGGCATCTCGCTTTCCAAATCGGAAAGGGACTCCCCCGGGGGCAACCCCGGGGGATTTTTTTTGCCCAATTTTCGATGTTATTATCCGGCCGGTGAATATTAAATCTCCCACAAGTGCGCTGTTGTCCCTAGCGCCGGTCATGCTTTTGGTTTTCGCGGCGGCTGTGCGCGCCGCCGATTCCGGATTCGATGCCGATTGCGCTTCCTGCCATGCCGCGAAATCAACCTTATTCCAGTCTGCAATCGCCAGGTTCGAAAACTCGCTTCCCGCCGACCTGCATTTCACATACGGATTGACTTGCGCCGACTGCCACGCGCCACACAGCGAAGCGAATCCCGCGGGAGCGCGCCCCGGCCTCGAGGCCTGCGCCGGGTGCCACAAGGCGATATCCGAAGCATATTCCAATGGGGGGCACTATGACGCATTCCGGGAGCTTGGCTACAACGACTGCTCTGCATGCCACAAGCCGCATGGTTTGGAACGGTTGGAATCGGAAATAACTTCGAATTCTGCGATCGAAGCCGGAGACGGATTTTGTGCGACGTGCCATTTTCCCGGAAGCGTTCATCATTCGAGAATCGCCGAAATGAAAACCGTTTTTCAGGAAATCTCCAAAAAAGTAAAAGAGCTGGGCAGGGAGCAGGCCGGATTGATGTCGAAAGAGCGGTTGCTCCCCCCGCCGTTGAGAAGCAAGGCGCAGTTCGGCGGCCCGCCCGAAGCCATGCTGGACGAAGCGAAGGCAGCGTTGCACGGCGTTGACGGATGGATGGAAAAAATTTCGCTGGATGCGGATATCCGGCTTGCCAAGATAAAACGGGATTCGAACCGCGCCGAAATGCTGATAGCCGCAATGTTCGTTGCCGCGGCGACGCTCGCGGTGGCGGTCGCGTGGATGTACTTGCGGGCGAAGCCGCGGTGAGGAATTTGGGGCCGTCTCCCAAAAAGCGCTGCGGTTCGAATATGCTAAAATCCACCGCCGACCTATGCAGCCACCAATCGGAGTCCGCCAATGGCACTTGTGATCGGAGGGACGGGATTCGTGGGACGCGAACTCGTCGCCCGGCTGTCCGAATCGGGCACTCCCGTCCGCGTCATGGCAAGGCATTTGGGCCAGGCTGACGCGATTCTGGGTCACATACGCGATATCGAAATCGTCAAGGGCGATCTCCTTGAGCCCGGTTCCATCATAAGAGCGATCGGTGCGGAGGACGTTGTCATATATCTCGCATCGGCGCTCGCCAGCCCGGCAACCGACCGTCCCGCGACCGAACTGGACCAGCGGATGATGACCAATCTTTGCAGGGCGCTCAACGTGCCGAATCCTCCACTTATTGTTTATCTCGGGCCGCTTTGCGACAGAAGCAAAACGATTCCGCCGGGGATGGTTGCGAGGATGCATGTGGAAGCGATATTGAAAGAAAGCGGCTTGCCGAATTGCATTTTCAGGACGGCACCGATATTGGGAAGGTGGGGGATGTTTTTCAGGCTGATGCATGCCGCGGCATCAAGGCTGCGGATTATTTGGATGATGCGCTCGGCCACCACGCCGTGCCAGCCAATATACGTGGGCGACGTCGTCAGCTATCTCGCGGAAGCGTGCGTGAAAGAGAATCTTTCCGGAAGGGAGTTCGAGATTGCGGGAAACGATGTTATGTCCTACCAGGATATGATCGAACTGTTGATTTCCGTTTTGGGGTATTCGAGGCTGGTCATTCCGGTTCCATTCGATTTCACAAAGTCCGCGGCGGCGTTTTTGTCGAGATGCACCGGAATCCCGTTGCAGGCGGTTACGGCTTTC
Encoded here:
- a CDS encoding S-layer homology domain-containing protein, which gives rise to MNKIYMVFAVLVASLMLSTAAFAQGPFTDVPSDHWAYAAVKMLKDNGLLQGYPDNTFRGGQSITRYEMAQVIARVWYKVEEMAASGGVSDEVKAQLEKLAQEFRSELADLGVQVDDIMAALDEQGSEIDRLRSMIHDTNVNGMIRFRTGGFVQNNAAMDANGNPTDLATDIGHDLYGNLNFHFMPNDISKLDFSFVYAETHGMIAGMIPSAGDGIAKPATPPFGNAGTTDTPELDVAKLTVDLTPWVSFFGDTPTFTIGRQYFSFGDFGLTGDNGFWSDYGFRFDTSWGETWDFWAGAYRLDSVSTLGAGLAPSFSYAPTRSYQNTNFVTESDDFVVAGIGYNGPEGTVPGHDYAYHFEFSAVPFGYGQELYFGGSTNFEIPWMADSYWVNGARGEAVWVLNNVSDRDPDDLGLDAISWVADLDIYNNGNTKFVGSYAQISQLEGIPVYANVDNDPFSEWDYTVAASGDAFNISREGKNYFPADFDGWGASLEHTFSNGLFGKVYFYDGNRRNSRFEERPGVLRFMFKYPLYENATIGLDVINGGLTDGLDDTNTLVRGELLVNF
- a CDS encoding cytochrome c3 family protein; this translates as MNIKSPTSALLSLAPVMLLVFAAAVRAADSGFDADCASCHAAKSTLFQSAIARFENSLPADLHFTYGLTCADCHAPHSEANPAGARPGLEACAGCHKAISEAYSNGGHYDAFRELGYNDCSACHKPHGLERLESEITSNSAIEAGDGFCATCHFPGSVHHSRIAEMKTVFQEISKKVKELGREQAGLMSKERLLPPPLRSKAQFGGPPEAMLDEAKAALHGVDGWMEKISLDADIRLAKIKRDSNRAEMLIAAMFVAAATLAVAVAWMYLRAKPR
- a CDS encoding NAD(P)H-binding protein, yielding MALVIGGTGFVGRELVARLSESGTPVRVMARHLGQADAILGHIRDIEIVKGDLLEPGSIIRAIGAEDVVIYLASALASPATDRPATELDQRMMTNLCRALNVPNPPLIVYLGPLCDRSKTIPPGMVARMHVEAILKESGLPNCIFRTAPILGRWGMFFRLMHAAASRLRIIWMMRSATTPCQPIYVGDVVSYLAEACVKENLSGREFEIAGNDVMSYQDMIELLISVLGYSRLVIPVPFDFTKSAAAFLSRCTGIPLQAVTAFMESMSVPILQLDKSVQSEFPSIHALGYLDSIHLILKEL